A window of the Tachysurus fulvidraco isolate hzauxx_2018 chromosome 6, HZAU_PFXX_2.0, whole genome shotgun sequence genome harbors these coding sequences:
- the kalrna gene encoding kalirin isoform X5: MPKWMSFKLFKESSRLSGGCELTVALHDFAASCVSELSVQTGQTVELLERPSERPGWCLVRTTDKSPPQEGLVPSTALCISHSRSSVEMDCFFPAGKENFSVTGPDGKTDSVAALQPQASLASLHSNSPGPKRSGNTLKKWLTSPVRRLSHGSNIKKLPSKQKQKRDGRKSIDLGPPETQDDTLEERIRKDGALSKSSGMQSGGEEEPEDDSHTPLPPPMEIIKDPSTQEEKSSALLASRQGSTEVPSAAELVSAIEKLVKTKMTLEGGTYTGFSSVNPVEQSPAQPRNPELEQKAKALRGRMFVLNELIQTEKDYVKDLGIVVEGFMKKIEEKGVPEDMKGKDKIVFGNIHQIYDWHRDFFVGELEKCLDDHEKLPELFIKHERRLHMYVVYCQNKPKSEFIVAEYDSYFEALQQEVNSRLSISDFLIKPIQRITKYQLLLKDFLKYSTKAGMDCQDIEKAVDLMSQVPKLCNDMMNLGRLQGFEGKLTSQGKLLQQETFFVTEQDSGVLSRSKERRVFLFEQIVIFSELLRKGSSTPGYQFKKSIKVSYLGLEEHADNDPCKFVLSCRGSSERFTLQAANTDIKQVWVQHITELLDAQSNFLSALQSPIEYQKEKGSSHSLTRNSGSSRPSSTVSISSEKSALSGRSSTPVKLPTSNGNACFEPHKHSDRYEGSKHDGLGCNGMSSSMMVTQDYSALKENEICVTHGEMVQVLATNQQNMFLVYRPANSQSPAAEGWVPGNVLGPPPKTLIDTAAHSSIKKSLSWNTLRARKRAEKDSGAGKVDSKLENGLRKPKEILSSKVTVKESHSSEESECEDELDPKTSMELLNPSFIQEVAPEFLIPLADVTCALGETVVLCCKVCGRPKPTITLKGPDQSLVVNNNRFTINIRESGDILLKICNLMPQDTGIYTCTAINDHGTASSSASIKVQGVPAAPARPVAQEASSTAVMVHWLPPASLGNCAITSYTVEYRQEDSLVWQQSVRSTADVCVKIEDLIPGGHYQFRVRASNPWGISPPSEPSNMVTLPSCVSTYDGTGIQWKDNFESAFTEICEIGRGRFSVVRKCLHKAMKKEVAVKFVNKKMQKKEQVAHEADLLKHVQHPQLVALTDTYESPTAYILVLELLEGGRLLDYLVAHDELMEEKVAFFIKDTVEALKHLHTCKVVHLDLKPENLMVNLHMPVPCVKLIDFGDAVQISGHRYVHLLLGNPEFAAPELIQGTPVSFSTDVWSVGVLAYVMLSGVSPFLDESLEETCVNICKLDFCFPDEYFCGVSHAAKDFIVSTLNQDTRKRPSSTSCMQHPWVSAHSGDYSKTPLDTARLAAFIDRRKQLHDVRPVTNIKGLVTTTMGHTI; this comes from the exons AGAATTTCAGTGTCACTGGTCCAGATGGGAAGACAGACTCAGTGGCGGCGTTGCAGCCTCAGGCTTCACTCGCTTCCCTTCATAGTAACTCCCCAGGACCCAAACGATCTGGAAACACCCTGAAGAAATGGCTCACAAGCCCCGTACGCCGCCTCAGTCACGGCAGCAACATCAAAAAGCTTCCCAGCAAGCAGAAGCAGAAGAGAGATGGCCGCAAGAGCATTGACCTGGGACCCCCTGAAACGCAGGACGACACTCTGGAAGAG AGGATAAGGAAAGATGGAGCGCTCTCTAAGTCATCAGGAATGCAGagtggaggagaggaggaacCGGAGGATGACTCTCATACTCCACTCCCTCCACCCATGGAGATCATCAAAGACCCCTCCACTCAGGAAgagaag TCCTCTGCTTTGCTTGCATCGCGGCAGGGATCCACCGAGGTCCCGAGTGCCGCAGAGCTAGTCAGTGCTATAGAGAAACTTGTGAAAACTAAGATG ACTCTTGAAGGAGGCACATACACCGGTTTCAGCTCAGTAAACCCAGTAGAGCAGAGCCCGGCCCAGCCGAGGAATCCCGAGCTCGAGCAGAAGGCCAAAGCGCTACGCGGACGCAT GTTTGTCCTGAATGAGCTGATACAGACAGAGAAGGATTATGTCAAAGATTTAGGAATCGTAGTAGAG GGATTCATGAAGAAGATAGAAGAGAAAGGAGTCCCTGAAGACATGAAAGGAAAGGACAAAATTGTCTTTGGAAATATTCACCAAATCTATGACTGGcacagaga CTTCTTTGTGGGGGAACTGGAAAAATGTCTCGATGACCATGAAAAACTACCGGAGCTCTTTATTAAACAT GAGCGAAGGCTGCACATGTATGTTGTTTACTGCCAGAACAAACCCAAGTCAGAATTCATCGTGGCTGAATATGACTCGTACTTTGAA GCGCTTCAACAAGAAGTGAACTCCAGACTGAGTATCAGTGATTTTCTCATCAAGCCCATTCAGCGAATTACAAAATATCAGCTGTTGTTAAAG GACTTTCTGAAATACAGTACTAAGGCAGGGATGGACTGTCAGGATATCGAG AAAGCTGTTGATCTGATGTCCCAGGTCCCTAAACTCTGCAATGACATGATGAACCTTGGCAGACTACAAGGTTTTGAG GGAAAGCTGACGAGTCAGGGTAAACTCTTACAGCAGGAGACCTTCTTTGTGACTGAGCAGGACTCGGGTGTTCTGTCTCGCAGCAAAGAGCGCAGAGTGTTTCTCTTCGAGCAGATCGTCATCTTCAGTGAACTTCTGCGTAAAGGTTCTTCAACACCTGGTTATCAGTTCAAAAAGAGTATCAAG GTTAGCTATCTGGGTCTGGAGGAACATGCGGATAACGACCCTTGTAAATTTGTGCTGTCATGCCGTGGCTCATCTGAGCGGTTCACCCTGCAGGCAGCAAACACAGACATTAAGCAGGTCTGGGTGCAGCACATCACTGAACTCCTGGATGCTCAGAGCAACTTCCTGTCAG CTCTTCAGTCTCCTATTGAGTATCAAAAGGAGAAGGGcagctctcactcactcacacggaACTCGGGAAGCAGCAGACCCAGCTCCACCGTTTCAATCAGCTCGGAAAAATCTGCCCTTTCAGGACGCAGCTCCACCCCAGTGAAACTCCCTACCTCCAACGGCAACGCCTGCTTCGAGCCCCACAAGCACTCTGACAGATATGAAGGATCCAAG CATGATGGACTTGGCTGTAATGGCATGTCCTCCTCCATGATGGTGACTCAGGACTATAGTGCACTGAAGGAGAATGAGATTTGCGTCACACATGGTGAGATGGTACAGGTGCTGGCCACCAATCAGCAGAACATGTTCCTGGTGTACCGGCCTGCCAACAGCCAATCCCCCGCTGCTGAGGGCTGGGTGCCTGGCAATGTCCTCGGCCCGCCCCCTAAAACCCTCATAGACACTGCTGCTCATTCCAGCATCAA GAAGTCTCTTTCTTGGAACACGCTCCGTGCCCGTAAGCGTGCTGAGAAGGACAGTGGTGCGGGAAAAGTTGACTCAAAGCTTGAGAATGGACTCCGTAAACCTAAGGAGATTCTCAGCAGCAAGGTCACTGTAAAA gagtctcaCAGCTCCGAGGAATCAGAATGTGAGGACGAACTAGACCCCAAAACTAGCATGGAG TTGTTGAATCCCAGTTTCATTCAAGAAG TTGCTCCTGAGTTTCTGATCCCTCTGGCGGATGTGACTTGTGCACTGGGAGaaactgttgtgttgtgttgtaaagtTTGTGGTCGGCCAAAGCCCACTATCACACTGAAGGGTCCAGATCAGAGTCTAGTTGTGAACAACAACCGCTTTACCATCAACATCCG GGAATCAGGTGACATTCTGTTAAAGATCTGTAATCTGATGCCCCAGGACACCGGCATCTACACCTGCACTGCCATTAATGACCACGGCACAGCTTCATCCTCCGCCTCGATTAAAGTACAAG GCGTCCCAGCAGCCCCCGCTCGACCCGTAGCCCAGGAGGCAAGCAGTACAGCAGTGATGGTGCACTGGCTTCCGCCTGCTAGCCTGGGAAACTGTGCCATAACCAGTTACACTGTGGAGTACAGACAAGAGG ACTCCCTGGTGTGGCAGCAGTCAGTGCGCTctacagctgatgtgtgtgtgaagatcgAGGATCTGATCCCAGGTGGACATTACCAGTTCAGAGTTAGAGCTAGCAACCCCTGGGGCATCAGTCCCCCTAGTGAACCCTCCAACATGGTCACTCTTCCCAGCTGTG TTTCAACATATGATGGAACTGGAATTCAGTGGAAAGACAACTTTGAATCAGCATTTACAGAAATCTGTGAAATTGGAAG GGGACGCTTCTCTGTGGTAAGGAAATGCCTGCACAAGGCCATGAAGAAGGAGGTAGCAGTCAAGTTTGTCAACAAGAAGATGCAGAAGAAAGAACAGGTGGCTCATGAAGCAGACCTCCTCAAACATGTGCAGCATCCTCAGCTGGTCGCTCTGACCGACACTTATGAGTCACCCACCGCTTACATACTGGTCTTGGAGCT GCTGGAAGGTGGGCGCTTGCTGGATTACTTGGTGGCCCATGATGAGCTGATGGAGGAGAAGGTTGCATTCTTTATTAAAGACACAGTGGAAGCCTTAAAGCATCTGCACACCTGCAAAGTGGTTCATTTGGACCTGAAG CCTGAAAACCTAATGGTCAACCTCCACATGCCGGTACCGTGTGTGAAGCTGATCGACTTTGGTGATGCTGTGCAGATATCAGGGCACAGGTATGTGCACCTTCTGCTGGGAAACCCTGAGTTTGCTGCTCCGGAGCTGATCCAGGGCACACCGGTGTCTTTCTCTACAGACGTGTGGAGTGTCGGCGTGCTGGCCTACGTCATGCTGAGCGGAGTCTCGCCGTTTTTGGATGAAAGTCTGGAAGAGACTTGTGTTAATATCTGCAAACTGGACTTCTGCTTCCCAGATGAGTATTTCTGTGGTGTGAGTCATGCAGCGAAGGATTTCATCGTCTCAACTCTAAATCAGGACACCAGGAAAAGACCGAGCTCCACGTCATGTATGCAGCACCCGTGGGTTAGCGCTCACAGTGGAGATTATTCCAAAACTCCGCTGGATACTGCCAGATTGGCTGCTTTTATTGACAGACGCAAGCAGCTGCATGATGTCAGACCTGTCACTAATATTAAAGGTCTGGTAACTACCACTATGGGACACACCATATGA
- the kalrna gene encoding kalirin isoform X4: MKSLFRLCAGFCRSVRNYERPCEIKLSGGCELTVALHDFAASCVSELSVQTGQTVELLERPSERPGWCLVRTTDKSPPQEGLVPSTALCISHSRSSVEMDCFFPAGKENFSVTGPDGKTDSVAALQPQASLASLHSNSPGPKRSGNTLKKWLTSPVRRLSHGSNIKKLPSKQKQKRDGRKSIDLGPPETQDDTLEERIRKDGALSKSSGMQSGGEEEPEDDSHTPLPPPMEIIKDPSTQEEKSSALLASRQGSTEVPSAAELVSAIEKLVKTKMTLEGGTYTGFSSVNPVEQSPAQPRNPELEQKAKALRGRMFVLNELIQTEKDYVKDLGIVVEGFMKKIEEKGVPEDMKGKDKIVFGNIHQIYDWHRDFFVGELEKCLDDHEKLPELFIKHERRLHMYVVYCQNKPKSEFIVAEYDSYFEALQQEVNSRLSISDFLIKPIQRITKYQLLLKDFLKYSTKAGMDCQDIEKAVDLMSQVPKLCNDMMNLGRLQGFEGKLTSQGKLLQQETFFVTEQDSGVLSRSKERRVFLFEQIVIFSELLRKGSSTPGYQFKKSIKVSYLGLEEHADNDPCKFVLSCRGSSERFTLQAANTDIKQVWVQHITELLDAQSNFLSALQSPIEYQKEKGSSHSLTRNSGSSRPSSTVSISSEKSALSGRSSTPVKLPTSNGNACFEPHKHSDRYEGSKHDGLGCNGMSSSMMVTQDYSALKENEICVTHGEMVQVLATNQQNMFLVYRPANSQSPAAEGWVPGNVLGPPPKTLIDTAAHSSIKKSLSWNTLRARKRAEKDSGAGKVDSKLENGLRKPKEILSSKVTVKESHSSEESECEDELDPKTSMELLNPSFIQEVAPEFLIPLADVTCALGETVVLCCKVCGRPKPTITLKGPDQSLVVNNNRFTINIRESGDILLKICNLMPQDTGIYTCTAINDHGTASSSASIKVQGVPAAPARPVAQEASSTAVMVHWLPPASLGNCAITSYTVEYRQEDSLVWQQSVRSTADVCVKIEDLIPGGHYQFRVRASNPWGISPPSEPSNMVTLPSCVSTYDGTGIQWKDNFESAFTEICEIGRGRFSVVRKCLHKAMKKEVAVKFVNKKMQKKEQVAHEADLLKHVQHPQLVALTDTYESPTAYILVLELLEGGRLLDYLVAHDELMEEKVAFFIKDTVEALKHLHTCKVVHLDLKPENLMVNLHMPVPCVKLIDFGDAVQISGHRYVHLLLGNPEFAAPELIQGTPVSFSTDVWSVGVLAYVMLSGVSPFLDESLEETCVNICKLDFCFPDEYFCGVSHAAKDFIVSTLNQDTRKRPSSTSCMQHPWVSAHSGDYSKTPLDTARLAAFIDRRKQLHDVRPVTNIKGLVTTTMGHTI, from the exons AGAATTTCAGTGTCACTGGTCCAGATGGGAAGACAGACTCAGTGGCGGCGTTGCAGCCTCAGGCTTCACTCGCTTCCCTTCATAGTAACTCCCCAGGACCCAAACGATCTGGAAACACCCTGAAGAAATGGCTCACAAGCCCCGTACGCCGCCTCAGTCACGGCAGCAACATCAAAAAGCTTCCCAGCAAGCAGAAGCAGAAGAGAGATGGCCGCAAGAGCATTGACCTGGGACCCCCTGAAACGCAGGACGACACTCTGGAAGAG AGGATAAGGAAAGATGGAGCGCTCTCTAAGTCATCAGGAATGCAGagtggaggagaggaggaacCGGAGGATGACTCTCATACTCCACTCCCTCCACCCATGGAGATCATCAAAGACCCCTCCACTCAGGAAgagaag TCCTCTGCTTTGCTTGCATCGCGGCAGGGATCCACCGAGGTCCCGAGTGCCGCAGAGCTAGTCAGTGCTATAGAGAAACTTGTGAAAACTAAGATG ACTCTTGAAGGAGGCACATACACCGGTTTCAGCTCAGTAAACCCAGTAGAGCAGAGCCCGGCCCAGCCGAGGAATCCCGAGCTCGAGCAGAAGGCCAAAGCGCTACGCGGACGCAT GTTTGTCCTGAATGAGCTGATACAGACAGAGAAGGATTATGTCAAAGATTTAGGAATCGTAGTAGAG GGATTCATGAAGAAGATAGAAGAGAAAGGAGTCCCTGAAGACATGAAAGGAAAGGACAAAATTGTCTTTGGAAATATTCACCAAATCTATGACTGGcacagaga CTTCTTTGTGGGGGAACTGGAAAAATGTCTCGATGACCATGAAAAACTACCGGAGCTCTTTATTAAACAT GAGCGAAGGCTGCACATGTATGTTGTTTACTGCCAGAACAAACCCAAGTCAGAATTCATCGTGGCTGAATATGACTCGTACTTTGAA GCGCTTCAACAAGAAGTGAACTCCAGACTGAGTATCAGTGATTTTCTCATCAAGCCCATTCAGCGAATTACAAAATATCAGCTGTTGTTAAAG GACTTTCTGAAATACAGTACTAAGGCAGGGATGGACTGTCAGGATATCGAG AAAGCTGTTGATCTGATGTCCCAGGTCCCTAAACTCTGCAATGACATGATGAACCTTGGCAGACTACAAGGTTTTGAG GGAAAGCTGACGAGTCAGGGTAAACTCTTACAGCAGGAGACCTTCTTTGTGACTGAGCAGGACTCGGGTGTTCTGTCTCGCAGCAAAGAGCGCAGAGTGTTTCTCTTCGAGCAGATCGTCATCTTCAGTGAACTTCTGCGTAAAGGTTCTTCAACACCTGGTTATCAGTTCAAAAAGAGTATCAAG GTTAGCTATCTGGGTCTGGAGGAACATGCGGATAACGACCCTTGTAAATTTGTGCTGTCATGCCGTGGCTCATCTGAGCGGTTCACCCTGCAGGCAGCAAACACAGACATTAAGCAGGTCTGGGTGCAGCACATCACTGAACTCCTGGATGCTCAGAGCAACTTCCTGTCAG CTCTTCAGTCTCCTATTGAGTATCAAAAGGAGAAGGGcagctctcactcactcacacggaACTCGGGAAGCAGCAGACCCAGCTCCACCGTTTCAATCAGCTCGGAAAAATCTGCCCTTTCAGGACGCAGCTCCACCCCAGTGAAACTCCCTACCTCCAACGGCAACGCCTGCTTCGAGCCCCACAAGCACTCTGACAGATATGAAGGATCCAAG CATGATGGACTTGGCTGTAATGGCATGTCCTCCTCCATGATGGTGACTCAGGACTATAGTGCACTGAAGGAGAATGAGATTTGCGTCACACATGGTGAGATGGTACAGGTGCTGGCCACCAATCAGCAGAACATGTTCCTGGTGTACCGGCCTGCCAACAGCCAATCCCCCGCTGCTGAGGGCTGGGTGCCTGGCAATGTCCTCGGCCCGCCCCCTAAAACCCTCATAGACACTGCTGCTCATTCCAGCATCAA GAAGTCTCTTTCTTGGAACACGCTCCGTGCCCGTAAGCGTGCTGAGAAGGACAGTGGTGCGGGAAAAGTTGACTCAAAGCTTGAGAATGGACTCCGTAAACCTAAGGAGATTCTCAGCAGCAAGGTCACTGTAAAA gagtctcaCAGCTCCGAGGAATCAGAATGTGAGGACGAACTAGACCCCAAAACTAGCATGGAG TTGTTGAATCCCAGTTTCATTCAAGAAG TTGCTCCTGAGTTTCTGATCCCTCTGGCGGATGTGACTTGTGCACTGGGAGaaactgttgtgttgtgttgtaaagtTTGTGGTCGGCCAAAGCCCACTATCACACTGAAGGGTCCAGATCAGAGTCTAGTTGTGAACAACAACCGCTTTACCATCAACATCCG GGAATCAGGTGACATTCTGTTAAAGATCTGTAATCTGATGCCCCAGGACACCGGCATCTACACCTGCACTGCCATTAATGACCACGGCACAGCTTCATCCTCCGCCTCGATTAAAGTACAAG GCGTCCCAGCAGCCCCCGCTCGACCCGTAGCCCAGGAGGCAAGCAGTACAGCAGTGATGGTGCACTGGCTTCCGCCTGCTAGCCTGGGAAACTGTGCCATAACCAGTTACACTGTGGAGTACAGACAAGAGG ACTCCCTGGTGTGGCAGCAGTCAGTGCGCTctacagctgatgtgtgtgtgaagatcgAGGATCTGATCCCAGGTGGACATTACCAGTTCAGAGTTAGAGCTAGCAACCCCTGGGGCATCAGTCCCCCTAGTGAACCCTCCAACATGGTCACTCTTCCCAGCTGTG TTTCAACATATGATGGAACTGGAATTCAGTGGAAAGACAACTTTGAATCAGCATTTACAGAAATCTGTGAAATTGGAAG GGGACGCTTCTCTGTGGTAAGGAAATGCCTGCACAAGGCCATGAAGAAGGAGGTAGCAGTCAAGTTTGTCAACAAGAAGATGCAGAAGAAAGAACAGGTGGCTCATGAAGCAGACCTCCTCAAACATGTGCAGCATCCTCAGCTGGTCGCTCTGACCGACACTTATGAGTCACCCACCGCTTACATACTGGTCTTGGAGCT GCTGGAAGGTGGGCGCTTGCTGGATTACTTGGTGGCCCATGATGAGCTGATGGAGGAGAAGGTTGCATTCTTTATTAAAGACACAGTGGAAGCCTTAAAGCATCTGCACACCTGCAAAGTGGTTCATTTGGACCTGAAG CCTGAAAACCTAATGGTCAACCTCCACATGCCGGTACCGTGTGTGAAGCTGATCGACTTTGGTGATGCTGTGCAGATATCAGGGCACAGGTATGTGCACCTTCTGCTGGGAAACCCTGAGTTTGCTGCTCCGGAGCTGATCCAGGGCACACCGGTGTCTTTCTCTACAGACGTGTGGAGTGTCGGCGTGCTGGCCTACGTCATGCTGAGCGGAGTCTCGCCGTTTTTGGATGAAAGTCTGGAAGAGACTTGTGTTAATATCTGCAAACTGGACTTCTGCTTCCCAGATGAGTATTTCTGTGGTGTGAGTCATGCAGCGAAGGATTTCATCGTCTCAACTCTAAATCAGGACACCAGGAAAAGACCGAGCTCCACGTCATGTATGCAGCACCCGTGGGTTAGCGCTCACAGTGGAGATTATTCCAAAACTCCGCTGGATACTGCCAGATTGGCTGCTTTTATTGACAGACGCAAGCAGCTGCATGATGTCAGACCTGTCACTAATATTAAAGGTCTGGTAACTACCACTATGGGACACACCATATGA